A stretch of DNA from Staphylococcus sp. KG4-3:
GCAGATCCTTTAATTTTATTTTCGTCTTCCAATTTTTTAGCAATTGTAAAAATCAGTGGCAAAAGCATTATTAACCCGACTTCGAAAAACATTGGAATACCAATGATAAACGCAGCCAATGCCATCATCCAAGGTAATTTTTTATAAGATGCGTTGTGTAGTATAGATGAAGCAATTTTGTCGCTTGCACCAGAGTCGGATAGTATCTTGCCGAGCATTGCTCCTAGAGCAATAGTTACTCCAGTTTCTCCAAGTGTAGAACCGGCACCTGCTTCTATCGATTCGACAATTTTATCGATACCTAACCCCGAGGTGAATCCAACAAATATGGCTGTAAGCAACAGCGCTAGTAGTGGATGGAATTTTAATTTAGAAGTGATTAAAAAAATCAGTAACACAATACTGATTACAGTTATAATCAATAGTTGATAATCTTGAGTTGTCAATAGATGTTTCCCCCTTTGAATATGACAAAATTAATTAATATCTCTGTTATATACATCAGACATTAAATGTTTTGAAAGAAAATTAATTTTAGTCATGAGAAACATTTTAAAACAAAGCAAAAATAATTACAATAAACCGTTTTCATTATACCGGTAAAACTAGAAAATTAATTAATTAAATGTTTAATATTATCTTGCAATTAAAAATATTAGGTGTATGATGAAAGTGAATAATTACACTTTTGCAGATAGGTGCTACAAAAATGGAGGAGTGATTATATTCGTTATTTAGTCAGGTTATGTACAATAGTAGGCTTAACGATGGTACTGTTTCTAGGGCAATCTCTTGCGTATTTAACGAGAGTAGCAATCCAGAAAGAAAATCAGAAGCAAAAGCAGAAACAAAAACAAGTCAAACATGGGGAGATGGCGAGGGTGGTGTTGATCTAAAACCTGAAACACCGTGGTATAATTATGATGGATACACAACTCATGATGCGTCATTCCCAGTAGATGACGACTTTGTACAGGCGCTAAAATACGATAATGTCACAATTAATGGATATAAAGTGGACCCAGATGCTTATAAAGAATTTAATCATTCAAAAATGTTATACGATACAATGATTAACTTTAATGAACAAGATGAAGTTGTGTTATTAAGATTTGCTACAAAACCTGATACAATTTCTAAAACTGAATTCAAAAATGCGCATCAAAGTAATGACATTTTAGCAGAGGGAGAAACACCAGGTGATGTAGGTAGTTTTGTTAGATATGAAAAAAATGAAAGTTATTATAATGTGTACTTTGATAAACAAGGTTATCTATATCAAATAGAAATTCATTAATTACGAAAATTTGTTGTTTGGCAAAAAAGGACATAAATTTAAAGGAGTGATTTATTATGCGTAAAACAGGGAAGATACTTTCAGCAACTGTCGTTGTTTCAACACTTGTGCTAGGTTCTTCAGCAGCATATATTACGACAAATAGTCCAACTGCACAAGCAGCTGAGCAAGAGCAAAAATGGGGACATGGTGAAGGTGGTGCGAGTGGTGCAAATGCTGAAAGTAATGCAGAACTAAAAGCTGAAACACCATGGTATAACTATGAGGGCTATACAACATATGACCCATCATTCACTCAAGATTATAACTTTGTACGTGCTTTAAAATATGACAATGTTTCAATTAACGGTTATAAAGTAGATACTGATGCTAAGAAAGAGTTTGACCACGTTAAAAAAATCTACGATACTTCTGTATCCTTTAATAGCGATAATGAAGTAGTTCAAATAACATTCTTCACAAAGCCGGACTCAGTTTCTAAAGAAACTTTCAAAGATGCACACAATTCTAATGAAATTATTGAGGAAGGGAAATTAGGTAATAAAGATGGTACGTTTGTTAAATATGAAACAAATGATGGCTTCTATACAGCTTTCTTTGACCAAAAAGACAATTTAATGGAAATGACAATAGGTCAATAGAATAATCTAATAGCAATAATAATTTAAAATAGTGAATAGAGAGGCTGGGGCAAATTTAATTGTCTCAGCCTTGATTATTATAAAGTCCCACTTCACTAAAGAGCCACTTCTTAATTTATAAAGTTAGTAGCTCTTACACATGAGTGTATACTCAGGTGTTCCGCTTTTAAGGGTTAGTGGGACTTATGCATGAGCGCAAGCTCAGGTAATCATTAACCCACTTCTCTAAAGAACTACTGCTTTAAAGAATCACTTCTCAAATAATGAGTTAGTGGTTCTTACACATGAGTATTAACTCAGGTGTTCCGCTTTTAAGAGGTAGTAGTTCTTATGCAAGGGCGAAAGCGCTTGTAATCAGTATATTGAGAAAGAATTGCTTATGCATGAATTTTAACGCAGATTAAGCTTTTACACCCTTCAACTCTAATTAATTTGACGGTGCGTGACGAAAAAGACTTTTAAAATTAAATTAGGTTTCTGTCTCATTTCTTTATAATGTTGATTTTATTTAGTTAACTTTACAGTTATAATTATAAAAAAGTTTAATAAAAACATTTTAAACAATTAAGAGGATGGTGTTTCTTATGAAAAAAATATTTCTAGCTACTTTGGTGAGTATGTTTACATTGATATTAGCACATTTAACGCATTATAATAGCGCATCTGCGAGTGAGCTTAAACATATTGAACAAGAGAATGATGTCACTATAGGTGTTTACGGTATGAATACTGATAATGGTAAAGTATACAAACATAACTCAGATGAAAGATTTGCATTTGCCTCTACCTATAAAGCCATTGCGAGTGGGGTTTTACTCAATAATGTGCCTAACGGTAAGCTTAATAAAAAGATAAAAATTAATGAACGAGATATTGTTGCGTATTCTCCAGTTACCGAAAAATACATAGGTAAAACAATGTCATTGAAAAGTTTAGTACAGGCATCTATGCTCCAAAGTGATAACACTGCAAATAATAAGATTATACATGAAATTGGCGGCATTGAAGGGTTTAACAATGAACTTCAAGGCCTAGGAGATTATATTTCAAAACCTCAAAGGTTAGAACCAGATTTAAATGATTACGATCCAACTAAAATTGCTGATACTACGACTCCAAGAGCAGCAGCAACAACCTTGCATAAATTGTTAGCTAGCAACCAAATGGATAAAGACAATCAAGCGTTATTAAAACAAGTTATGATTGAAAATGAAACTGGTGATAGTTTGATAAAAGCTGGTGTGCCTAAACAATATATTGTTGGAGATAAGAGTGGCCAAGGTTTAACTTATGGAACACGCAATGATTTAGCATTCATATATACTGATAAACATAGAAAGCCAATTATTTTAGCAGTTTATACGAAACAAGCTCAAAAAAACGCGAAACCTGATGACAAAATCATCGCAGCAGCAGCGGAAGAAGCAATTAAAAAATTGAAGTGATAAATTTGTCACATCGAAGAATCAAATCAATTACTGATAATAATTAAACAGAGGGTATAGAGGAGTTTGAAATGGAAATTAAGCAAATGAAGTATTTTGTGGAAGTTGTGAAAAATGGTGGTATGACACAGGCATCGGAACATCTTTATATCGCGCAGTCTACAATTAGTAAGAATATCAAAAGTATTGAAGATGAATTTAGTATTACTTTATTCGATAGACGAAAAAAGCACATTATACTGACAGATATTGGTCAAATATTTTATGATAAGTGCGTGGAAGCTTTGGCTGTACTGGATGATTTGTCGCTAGAAATGGGGGACGTCACAAACTTAGAACGAGGACATATTCGTGTTGGTATTTCTGCTATTATGAATGTTCGTTTATTTACAGAAAGTTTAAATGAATTTCATAATAAATATCCAAATGTAACGTATGAAGTGATAGAAGGTGGTGGAAAAGCTGTTGAATCTTATTTGAATAGCGACGAAATTGACGTTGGTATTACTACGTTGCCTGTAGATGATGATATTTACCATGCAGTACCTTTATATAACGAAAAGTTATTACTAGTGGTCGATAAAAATGCTGAGTTAGCGAAATACTCATCTGTGTATCTAGGGGATTTGAAGAGTGAAAAATTTATCATGTTTCATGATGATTATTATTTAAAAGACCAGATTATCGAAAGTTGTAGGAAAGTTGGCTTTCATCCGAAAACAGTAGCAAAAATGTCACAAATTACTTTTATAGAAAATATGATTCGAGATGGAATTGGTGTGAGTATTTTGCCTGAGAGTATTGTACGCATTTTGAATGATGACGTTGTTGGCATTGAAATTACTGGGGCTGATGCTGCATGGAATTTAGGTTTGATTTGGAAAAAAGATAGTTATATGAACCATGTAACACATGAATGGATTCAATTTTTAACAGATTACAACTAAATATAAAATTATACTAGTTAATTATTATATTTAGTTAGCACCAAGTATTCTAAAAGGGAATGTTTAATATTCCAACTATGTATTTTAATCATGTTAATTATCATACTATAATAGATTCGTAGAGGGTTATGAGTACTCACTAATAAATCATTTATAATGATTTATAGATAAGTATTTCATAATGTATTTATTTTATCGTACACCTAAGATACAACAGCAGCTTAATAGAAAGCGTTTTATTAACTAGGGTTCATAACTTACTATGTGAATTAAAAGTGCCTGAAATTGTGTATTGCCTGGGTAATACATTATTGCTACACAGAGTCGATGTAGCATAACCTAACATGGTTGTTATTTGTAAGCCTTAAACAGATGAATGATGTGTTACTTGTGAGAATATAAACATAATAATTCGAAATGGTAAATAAAACTAATGATAAATTAACTTTCTCCCAGTCATGAAGTTAAAAACACCCCATCCAACGCTATTGATAAAACATCATTTCGATACAAGACGCCACACATAGATGAAATAATGAACCTATCTATACGTTATATTAACTGTGTTTAACAAAACTTATTGTTATACTGGCTGTTGTAGTAAATCGATAAGATGACATACGCATTTATGAAGTCACTTATTAGATTTTAAAAACAATTACCAGACGAAACTATAATACATTGAACGAAATGGATATTTCGTTTGAAGTCATAAAAATGCATTAACCCTCTAGATAAATATCTCTCAAACAATTTCGCCCAAGTCTACACTGTCCATGTAGTCTTGGGCGCTTTTTTTATAGTATATATCAATATATTAATTAGTCTTCATTGCTTGTAGAAGGATGTAGGTGATACGCAGATTCTGTAGGTTCACCTTTGATAACTTGATCTAAAGTTGTGACAATTTGCTGTGCAATTTCAGCAGTCGGTACACCTATAGCTTGAACTGGGTAATCCAATTTTTTTATTTGTGGAATATTGTCATAAGAATAAATTATAGGTTGTTGATTTGAATCCATAGCATTAATCGTACCTACCGTAATATCATAGCTCCCGCAAATGACACCAGAAGAGAGTGCTTCGTTATTTAAAAATTGTTTGACCGCAGCTTCAGCATCTATTGCGTTCAATCCGTTAGAATCGATAATTCGGTAGGTAACATTGTTGTTTTCGCAGTAATTTACAATGGCTTCTTTTTTAGCAATTTGTCGAGCGTCTGTTGTATTGATGTCACCAATATAGTCTATTGTATCGATGCCTTTAGCAAGCAATCCTTTTATTGCTAAGACCATAGCTTCTGCGTGATTTACGTTAATAATAGGGTAGGGAATTGTACGGTCAACACCATAAGCAACCACAGGCACATTGTTATATATTTCTGGAGGTAGGTTAGAGTCGTCGCCTTCATCGAAGATTACAATACCGTCACAGCCAAATTCAACAAATTTTTTTGAAGCAGCAGCAACATCATCGATTGACACAAACATAACATAACCTAATGATTTAATAGCTAAATTAATTTCTGTAATGAGATGTGTTACAGCAACACGATCCACAGATGGCCAGATTAATCCAATTGTGCCACTTTTTTTAGAAACAAGTGCTCTTGCAGAATGATTTGGGATATAATTCATCTCAACCGCTTTTTGTTGAATCATTTGTTTTGTTTTTGGTTTAACTAATTGGGAATTTTTTAATGCTTTACTGACTGTGGAATAGCTGACACCACAGGCTTCGGCAACATCTTTTAAAGTCACAGCCATAAAACTTCTCCTTGAAATAGATTGATTTAAGTTAGAATTAATTATACCATAGAGACAAGCATTACAATATTTTTTTGAATATTAATAACAACGTTGTTATTTTTGGTCGAACTATTTTTTAAAAAGGGGATGACAAGATGAATTCCGTAGAGACAATGAAAGTAATTCAACAAGAACAACATATTGCGGTGATGCGTACTGATGATGCTGAATCATTTTTAGATATTGCGCATACAATCATAGATAAGGGTCTTAATGTTATTGAAGTAACGTTAACAACTCCGAATGGCATCGATATTATTGGTGAGTTATCAAAGAGAGAAGATGCGCTTATTGGTGCTGGCACAGTATTAGATAGCGTGTCTGCACGTAATGCCATTTTAAATGGTGCCAAATTTATAGTAAGTCCATCTTTTGATAAAGAGACGGCGAAAATGGCTAATCTATATGATGTACCTTATATTCCTGGATGTATGACTGTTAAAGAAATGGTCGAATCTTTACGATACGGTTGCAAAGTATTGAAACTATTTCCTGCGACACAGTTTTCTCCAAAATCTATAAAAGATTTTAAAGGACCTCTACCTCAAATTGAAATTGTTCCTACAGGAGGGGTTAGTAAAGATAATCATCAAGAATGGTTAGACGCAGGAAGCTTTGCGGTCGGTATCGGAAGTGAAATTACAAAAATTTATCAACAACAAGGTAAAGTAGGTTTAATGGATTATGTAGATGAATTAAAAAGCGAGGGGTAATTTATGACGGTATTTGGATTTGGTGAAGTGTTACTACGCTATACTCCGCCTAATTATGAACAGCTTAAAGATACACATACATTTGACGTAAATGTCGGCGGCGCAGAATTGAATGCGCTCATTACATTAGCAGAATTTGGTCATAAAACAGAGATGTTAACGGTGTTACCACAACATGCACTGAGTCACATAGCATTACAAAAAATGTATCAAACACGTGTAGGTACTGAATTCGTGAAACAACAGCAAGGTAGAATAGGGACTTATTACATGGAAGAAAGTTTTGGTTATAGAAGCGGAAAAGTTATATATGATCGTGAGTATTCTACATTTGCGCAACATGGAAACACAGTTATCGACGGCTTAGCTACACAAAGTGGCGATTTCTTCATCTTCACAGGTATTACATTAGCTGTTAATAAGGCTATTCGTGAGCAAATTGTATCAGTAGTTACAGAATTAAAAGCACAAGGTACTAAAATTGTATTTGATATTAATTTCCGTAGCAATTTATGGACAAAAGCAGAGGCATTACCGGTAATTCAATCTGTATTACCACTTGTAGATGTATTGTTCTTTGGCAAGAAAGACGCTACTCACTTGTTAGAAACGAATGACGAATATGATGATATTGAAACTTGTGCTAAGACAATACAAAAGCGATTTGATATAGATTTAATGGCTTCCAGTAATCGAGATATTGAACAAAGTACATTGCAAGGAATTGCACTAGCTGGTGAAAAATTCATAAGTGGTAAAGCATATCCATATACCGTACTTAACCGTATTGGAGCTGGCGATGCGTTTATGGCTGGATTTTTACATGGTCTAGCAAAGGGATGGCAATTAAATGCTATAACTGATTTTGCTACAAAATGCTCAGTGATACAACATACGACAAATAAAGATGCATTAAATATAGAAGAAAGTGCAGTTCATAACCTGTCGTCGCACTTTGGTGAACTGAAACGTTAAGGTCTAAATTAAAAGGAGCGAAAAACATGAAAAAATTTTTAGCTCTGTTTGTAAGCGTATTCTTTTTAGCTGGCATGTTAGTTATTGTGTTATCAGATTCTAAAGTTAGCGCAGAAAGTAAGAAAAAAGAAATTATGTTAGCGCATAATCAGCCAACCGAACATCCAGTACACAAATCACTTGAGATTTTTAAAGATAGATTAGAAAAAGAATCCCATGGACAGATAAAAGTTAATATATATCCAAATGGACAATTAGGTAGTGAACGTGAAGCTATAGAAATGACACAAACAAACGCAATACAGATGACTAAGGTTTCAGCAGGGGCATTAGAAAGTTTTTCTCCAACGTACTCCTTGTTTAATATGCCTTATTTATTTGAGTCGCAAGATAGTTATCGACATGTGATGCAAAAACAATCTGTACAAGATGCATTTTTTAAATCAACTGCTGATAAAGGATTTTTAGGTATTACTTATTACGATGCAGGCATGCGTAATCTCTATACAAAAGATAAAAAAGTTGAAACAAGTAAGGATTTAAAAGGGCTAAAAACTCGTGTGCAGCCTAGTAAAACAAGCGTCGATTTAATTAAATCTCTTGGCGGTACGCCTACACCTATGGATTTTGGAGAGGTGTACACTGCAATGCAATCAGGTGTGATTGATGCTGGGGAGAATAACGAAACAGCATTAACAAGTAATAATCATGGTGAGGTTGCTAAACATTATTACTATACGGAGCATGCCATAGTTCCAGACATACTAATAATAAATAAAGAAACCTACGACAGTTTTTCTAAAGAACAACAACAGTGGCTTAAAGATGCAGCGGCTTATTCAACTGACAAACATGAAACGATTTGGGATAACGCGATTGAGGATAGTAAGAAAACAGCTAAAGAAAAAATGGGTGTGAAATTCCATAACGTAGATAAATCATCATTCAAAGCGTCTTCAAAACCTTTACAAGATGAATTTAAAAAGAATCCAGACACTAAAGCGGATTATAAATTAATCGAAAAGGAGGAACAACGCTATGAAGAAAGCAAAGACAATCATTGATAAATTATTGCTAACTTTAGCTGGTATTGCCCTTTTCGTAATGGTTATCCTGTCGATTTACCAAGTGTTGACACGTTTTATCTTTAATAGTCCAAGTACTGTAAGTGAAGAAATAGTAAGATTTTTACTAATTTGGTTTGGATTACTAAGTGCAAGTTATGTGTTCGGTATCAAACAGCATATAGCTATATTATTTATCCGTGAAAAATTACCACAGAAAATACAATTAATAATGGAAAAAATTTCGGATATTATTTTAATTATTGTAGCACTGGTTCTTATGATTTGGGGCGGTTATGAGGTAGTTAAATTAACATGGTTACAAATAGCACCTTCAACTGGTTTATCAATGGCTGTGATGTATAGCGCACTTCCTGTTTCTGGTTTGTTTATTATTTTTTATGCTATATATAACCTGTTAGATAAACAAGAATTAGCGACAGTCCAAGAAGCTAATAAGGAAGATGGAGGTGAGCGTATATGACAATAATGGCAGGTTTAGTATTGTTTATAACTTTTTTCTTCTTCCTATTATTCGGTTTGCCTATTGCACTAGCGATTATTTTGAGTTCGCTCATCACGTTGTTAATGATTTTACCATTTGATGTGACCATAGTGACGGCAGCGCAACGTATGGTTACAGGTATTGACGATTTTACGATGCTCGCCATACCACTATTCGTTTTGGCAGGTATCATAATGAACAATGGCGGCATTGCATTTAGGTTAGTTAACTTTGCAAAAGTGCTTGTAGGTCGTTTGCCTGGGTCATTAGCGCATACCAATATTGTTGGCAACATGTTGTTTGGTTCAATCTCAGGATCAAGCGTAGCAGCCGCAGCAGCAATGGGGCGCATCATGGGACCTATGGAAGAAAAACAAGGATATAGAAAAGAATACTCGGCAGCTGCTAATATTGCCTCGGCGCCATCAGGTTTATTGATTCCACCGAGTTCATTACTCATTGTTTACTCGCTTGTGAGTGGAGGTACATCGATTGCTGCATTATTTATAGCTGGTTATATACCAGGGATTTTGTGGGGCATTGCATGTATGATAATAGCTTTTATTATGGCGAAAAAACAAGGATATAAAGTGTCCGAAAGTATTGGTTGGAGAGATAAATTGTTTTTAACATTAGATGCTTTGCCGAGTTTGTTATTAATTGTCGTTGTTATTGGCGGTATCGTTTCAGGCATATTTACTGCGACTGAGGGCGCAGCTGTAGCCGTACTTTATTCGACTATATTATCGCTTATTTATAAAAGTTTATCATTGAAACAAATTCCTAATGTGATAAAAGAGACTGCAGAGATAAGTGGGATGATATTGTTCTTAATTACTGCTTCTGCATTGTTCTCACTTGTTATGAGTTATACGGGGTTACCTGAAGCTATTTCAAATGGCATTATTTCTATGACTGATAATCCAATCATTTTATTACTATTAATAAATGTCATTTTACTGGTAATCGGCACATTTATGGATATCACGCCAGCTGTATTAATATTTACGCCGATATTTTTACCAATTTCAGAAGTTTTAGGTATAGACCCAATTCATTTTGGGATTATTATCGCTTTTAACTTATGCATTGGTAACATCACACCACCAGTAGGTAGTGCATTATTTGTAGGTGCAAGTGTTGGCGGCGTACGTGTAGAAGCAGTATTTAAATATTTAGTACCATATTTCATCGCATTAATTATCTTGATGCTATTTATAACATTTATCCCAGAACTTTCATTATTCCTTCCTAAATTATTAGGATTATAGAAAAGGAGCAAAATATTATGTCATTAATTACTGATGATTTTTTACTAAACAATAAAACAGCAGTGAAGTTATATGAAAAGGCGAAAGATTTACCTATTTATGATTTCCATTGTCATTTAGACCCTAAAGAAATTTATGAAAATAAAAATTATGAGAATATTACGCAGCTTTGGCTAGGGGGAGATCATTATAAATGGCGGTTAATGAGGGCCTACGGTATTGAAGAAGCATATATCACTGGTAATGCAGATGACTTTGATAAATTCCAAGCATTTATGCATATGTTGCCATATTCAATCGTTAATCCGATGTACCATTGGTGTGCACTTGAATTAAAACGTTATTTTAATGAGGATACTGATTTAGATAAAGTAAATATAAAAAAACTTTATAAATCATTAAACCGTAAATTAGCTAAGACGTCACACACACCACAGAATTTAATAAAGCAAAGTAATGTGAAAGTTGTATGTACGACAGATGACCCATGTGACGATTTGAAATATCATCAATTATTAAATGAAGATAAAAAAGTAACATTCAAGGTGTGTCCTACATTTAGACCGGATAGCTATGTATTTTTAAGTAGTGCCACAGTGCAAGAAAAAATAACTAAATTAGATGAAGCGACTGATTGTGACATTAATAACTTAAATAATTATATCGAAGCATTGAAAGCACGTGTGCATTACTTTGATAGACAAGGAGCTAGAAGTTCGGATCAAAGTTTTGAAAAAACACCATTAATGACTGCTTCGTCTGAAGAAGCTAATACGATATTTGAAACATTAGTAAGTGGTCAAAGTGTTTCAGAAACTGAACAATATGAATTAGCCGGCTATATTTTAACAGAAATTAGTAAAGTCTATCACGAATTAAATTGGGTAGTGCAATTCCACTTAGGTCCTACAAGAAATAATAATACAAATATGTATGACAAAGTAGGCCCAGATAGTGGTTTCGATAGTGTTGGAGAACAACTCAGCGCAAAAAGGTTAAATGCTATGCTAGACCATCTTGAGCAACATCAGGCACTTTCAGACACTATTATATACCCTAATAATGGAAATGATCATTTAATGGTCCAAGCGACTGCTGGTAACTTTTCAAATAGTGAACACAAAGTACAGTTAGGTGCAGCATGGTGGTTTAATGATACTAAAGAAGGCATGGAACGTCACCTAGTAGATTATGCCAACGTTGGTTTATTGTCTAAATTTGTCGGCATGTTAACAGACTCTCGTAGCATGATTTCTTATACACGACACGAGTATTTTAGAAGAATATTATGTAATTTCTTGGGAGAAAAGATTGAAAAAGGAGAAATTGCATTATCACCATCGACAATTGATCAAATGGTGAAAGATATTTGCTATAACAATGCAGTTAATTTATTCAAAATTGAAGGAGTTAAGGAGGAATAATTATGGAATTATCATTTCGCTGGTACGGGGAAGATGACCCCGTGACTTTAAAAAATATTAAACAAATACCAGATATGAAGCAAATTGTTACGGCGATTTATGATATACCAGTTGGTGAAGTTTGGACTTCCGAAAGAATCTCTCAGTTAAAACAATCTATTGAAGCGGAAGGCTTAAAATTTGAAGTGGTAGAAAGTCTTCCGGTTAGTGAAAAAATTAAAATGGGGACGACGGAACGCGACGCTTTAATTGAAAATTATAAAATATCATTGAAAAATTTAGCAGCTAATGGCGTTAAAACAGTCACATATAATTTTATGCCTGTATTTGATTGGACTCGTTCACAGCTAGACTACGAACTTGAAGATGGATCTAATACATTAATTTATAAACACGATCAGTTGAAAGACATCGACCCTTTAACAACAGATTTGAATTTGCCGGGATGGGACGAAAGTTATTCGAGAGCAGAGATGAATCAACTCATTACAACCTATCGTGAAATGTCAGATGAACAATTGTGGGCAAACTTAAAATATTTCTTAGACGCAGTGTTACCAACTGCAATTGAGCACGATATTGATTTAGCGATTCATCCGGACGATCCACCATGGTCAATCTTTGGTATTCCTCGTATTATTAAGAATAATGACAGTTATAGACAATTACTAGCAATAAATGATAGTAAACATAATGGCATCTGCTTCTGTACTGGATCTCTGGGTTCCTTAGCTGAGAATGATTTACCAACTATGATTCGGGAATTTGGTACGCATATTCATTTTGTGCATATGCGTAATGTAAAACGCTTAGATGAATTTTCATTCGTTGAAACAGGCCACTTATCTAAAAATGGATCTGTAGATATGAAAGCAGTTGTAGAAGCATTAAGAGATATAGAATATAAAGGCACAATCAGACCAGATCATGGACGTATGATTTGGGGAGAAACAGGGAAAGCGGGCTATGGATTGTTCGATAGAGCATTAGGAGCAACATATATTAATGGTTTAATTGAAGGAGTGAGTAAATAATGACTGCACAATTTAAAGACGTTAATGTCGTTATTACAGGAGCAACAGGCGTAATAGGTTCAACATTTGTGAAAGCACTTGTAGAAAAAGGTGCGAATGTGGGGATACTAGGACGCTCCGAAGAGAAAATTGTGAACTTACAAAATGAAATTGATAAAGAAAGAATACAAACCGTCGCACTGGTAGCTAACGTATTAGATAAATTGTCGTTACAACAAGCTAAACAAACGTTTAACGATAAATTTGGAAAAATTTCAGTACTTATTAATGGCGCAGGTGGTAATAATCCAAATGCTACAACGAATGATGAAATGTATGATGAAGACGGTGACAAAACCTTCTTCGATTTAACTGAAGAAGGTGTAGATAAAGTGTTTAAGTTAAACTACACAGGTACATTCTTACCATCACAAGTATTTGGTGAAGATGTGGTAGAAGTTGACACAGGAACAATTATTAACATCTCATCTATGAATGCTTTTACACCATTAACTAAGATTCCGGCATATAGTGGTGCTAAAGCATCAGTGAGTAACTTTACACAGTGGTTAAGCACTTACTTTGCAGGTCAAATTCGTGTGAACGCAATTGCACCGGGTTTCTTTGAAACAAACCAAAATAAAGCATTGTTGCGTAATGAAGATGGCTCATATTCTGAACGTGCTTCGAAAATTTTATCCCAAACACCAATGAATCGTTTTGGCGAACCTGAAGAAATTTTAGGTA
This window harbors:
- a CDS encoding TRAP transporter small permease codes for the protein MKKAKTIIDKLLLTLAGIALFVMVILSIYQVLTRFIFNSPSTVSEEIVRFLLIWFGLLSASYVFGIKQHIAILFIREKLPQKIQLIMEKISDIILIIVALVLMIWGGYEVVKLTWLQIAPSTGLSMAVMYSALPVSGLFIIFYAIYNLLDKQELATVQEANKEDGGERI
- a CDS encoding TRAP transporter large permease — its product is MTIMAGLVLFITFFFFLLFGLPIALAIILSSLITLLMILPFDVTIVTAAQRMVTGIDDFTMLAIPLFVLAGIIMNNGGIAFRLVNFAKVLVGRLPGSLAHTNIVGNMLFGSISGSSVAAAAAMGRIMGPMEEKQGYRKEYSAAANIASAPSGLLIPPSSLLIVYSLVSGGTSIAALFIAGYIPGILWGIACMIIAFIMAKKQGYKVSESIGWRDKLFLTLDALPSLLLIVVVIGGIVSGIFTATEGAAVAVLYSTILSLIYKSLSLKQIPNVIKETAEISGMILFLITASALFSLVMSYTGLPEAISNGIISMTDNPIILLLLINVILLVIGTFMDITPAVLIFTPIFLPISEVLGIDPIHFGIIIAFNLCIGNITPPVGSALFVGASVGGVRVEAVFKYLVPYFIALIILMLFITFIPELSLFLPKLLGL
- the uxaC gene encoding glucuronate isomerase; translation: MSLITDDFLLNNKTAVKLYEKAKDLPIYDFHCHLDPKEIYENKNYENITQLWLGGDHYKWRLMRAYGIEEAYITGNADDFDKFQAFMHMLPYSIVNPMYHWCALELKRYFNEDTDLDKVNIKKLYKSLNRKLAKTSHTPQNLIKQSNVKVVCTTDDPCDDLKYHQLLNEDKKVTFKVCPTFRPDSYVFLSSATVQEKITKLDEATDCDINNLNNYIEALKARVHYFDRQGARSSDQSFEKTPLMTASSEEANTIFETLVSGQSVSETEQYELAGYILTEISKVYHELNWVVQFHLGPTRNNNTNMYDKVGPDSGFDSVGEQLSAKRLNAMLDHLEQHQALSDTIIYPNNGNDHLMVQATAGNFSNSEHKVQLGAAWWFNDTKEGMERHLVDYANVGLLSKFVGMLTDSRSMISYTRHEYFRRILCNFLGEKIEKGEIALSPSTIDQMVKDICYNNAVNLFKIEGVKEE
- a CDS encoding mannonate dehydratase — its product is MELSFRWYGEDDPVTLKNIKQIPDMKQIVTAIYDIPVGEVWTSERISQLKQSIEAEGLKFEVVESLPVSEKIKMGTTERDALIENYKISLKNLAANGVKTVTYNFMPVFDWTRSQLDYELEDGSNTLIYKHDQLKDIDPLTTDLNLPGWDESYSRAEMNQLITTYREMSDEQLWANLKYFLDAVLPTAIEHDIDLAIHPDDPPWSIFGIPRIIKNNDSYRQLLAINDSKHNGICFCTGSLGSLAENDLPTMIREFGTHIHFVHMRNVKRLDEFSFVETGHLSKNGSVDMKAVVEALRDIEYKGTIRPDHGRMIWGETGKAGYGLFDRALGATYINGLIEGVSK
- a CDS encoding SDR family oxidoreductase, with translation MTAQFKDVNVVITGATGVIGSTFVKALVEKGANVGILGRSEEKIVNLQNEIDKERIQTVALVANVLDKLSLQQAKQTFNDKFGKISVLINGAGGNNPNATTNDEMYDEDGDKTFFDLTEEGVDKVFKLNYTGTFLPSQVFGEDVVEVDTGTIINISSMNAFTPLTKIPAYSGAKASVSNFTQWLSTYFAGQIRVNAIAPGFFETNQNKALLRNEDGSYSERASKILSQTPMNRFGEPEEILGTLYWLMDNAMSGFVTGIVVPVDGGFSSYSGV